Proteins from a single region of Argiope bruennichi chromosome 6, qqArgBrue1.1, whole genome shotgun sequence:
- the LOC129971068 gene encoding neurofilament medium polypeptide-like: protein MAKLSIFFLLCSLSMVLGNYYYYPSASAGALSYFPTYAGYGYASPYAVVAAQQPDCDKKEKGGEGSSSSSEESSSSESSEEGEKKEEKEGGEESKEGGEEKEGGEEKKEGEEKEEGSSSSSSSEESKEGEGEKKEEKKKGKEEKSLFPPRAYSFPPVQQVVYAQPTYSYVPSYKTYSVIQSAPVSYPLKSAYVAAPYAAAPAVSKGFTSPVTKIISTAPAARIVSVPAAVPAAKSYSTYSTYLSPASGVLGLPSYFGNNVAYYKA from the exons ATGGCTAAACTG TCGATATTTTTCCTCCTCTGCTCCCTCAGCATGGTATTAGGCAACTACTATTACTATCCAAGTGCCTCGGCAGGTGCCCTGAGTTACTTTCCAACATATGCTGGCTATGGATATGCTTCTCCTTATGCCGTGGTAGCTGCTCAACAACCAGATTGTGACAAGAAAGAAAAAGGTGGTGAGGGCAGCTCCAGCAGTTCTGAAGAAAGCAGCTCTAGTGAAAGTAGCGAAGAAGGTGAAAAGAAGGAAG AGAAAGAAGGAGGCGAAGAAAGCAAAGAAGGAGGAGAAGAGAAAGAAGGAGGCGAAGAAAAGAAAGAAGGTGAAGAAAAAGAGGAGGGAAGCAGTAGTAGCAGCAGCAGTGAAGAAAGCAAAGAAGGCGAAGGAGAAAAGAAAGAAG aGAAAAAGAAGGGAAAAGAAGAGAAATCTCTCTTCCCACCTCGAGCCTATTCATTCCCCCCTGTCCAACAAGTGGTTTACGCTCAGCCAACTTACTCATATGTACCATCATACAAGACCTATTCTGTCATTCAGTCAGCTCCAGTTAGCTACCCACTCAAGAGTGCCTATGTGGCTGCACCTTACGCTGCAGCTCCTGCAGTTTCCAAAGGCTTTACATCTCCAGTGACCAAAATCATCTCCACTGCACCAGCTGCCAGAATCGTGTCTGTTCCAGCAGCAGTTCCAGCTGCTAAGTCCTATTCTACTTACTCTACATATTTAAGTCCAGCTTCTGGAGTTCTTGGCCTACCCTCTTACTTTGGTAATAACGTAGCATACTACAAGGCCTGA